A single genomic interval of Bradyrhizobium sp. sBnM-33 harbors:
- a CDS encoding SDR family NAD(P)-dependent oxidoreductase, producing the protein MSQLSRSSHALVTGGGRGIGLAISAALSNAGATVTVLGRNRATLDEAIASGAAQFAAVADVADQASVKSAVAEAAARQPIDILIANAGAAESAPFGRSDAALFQRMMDINFMGVVHAAQAVLPGMLERRRGRIVAVASTAGLKGYAYVSAYSAAKHAVIGLVRSLALETAKSGVTVNAVCPGFTETDLLEGSIDNIIKKTGRSREQAITELSKHNPQGRLVAPSEVADTVLWLCGEGAGAITGQAIAVAGGEV; encoded by the coding sequence TCGTCACCGGCGGCGGGCGGGGCATTGGCCTTGCGATATCGGCGGCACTGTCGAATGCAGGCGCGACGGTGACGGTGCTCGGCCGCAACCGTGCGACGTTGGATGAAGCCATTGCATCCGGTGCGGCGCAGTTTGCAGCCGTTGCTGATGTCGCCGACCAGGCTTCCGTCAAGTCGGCAGTTGCCGAAGCCGCCGCGCGACAGCCGATCGACATCCTCATTGCCAACGCCGGCGCGGCGGAGTCCGCGCCGTTCGGCCGCTCCGATGCGGCGTTGTTCCAGCGGATGATGGACATCAATTTCATGGGCGTGGTTCATGCCGCGCAGGCGGTATTGCCCGGAATGCTGGAGCGCCGCCGCGGTCGGATCGTCGCCGTCGCGTCGACCGCTGGCCTCAAGGGCTACGCTTATGTCAGCGCCTACAGCGCGGCGAAACACGCGGTGATCGGCCTCGTCCGTTCGCTGGCGCTGGAGACGGCCAAGAGCGGCGTTACCGTGAACGCCGTGTGTCCCGGCTTCACCGAGACCGATCTGCTGGAAGGGTCGATCGACAACATCATCAAGAAGACCGGCCGCAGCCGCGAGCAGGCGATCACAGAGTTGTCAAAGCACAATCCGCAAGGACGCCTCGTGGCGCCGTCGGAAGTAGCTGATACCGTGCTCTGGCTCTGCGGCGAAGGCGCCGGCGCGATCACGGGGCAGGCCATCGCGGTCGCCGGTGGCGAGGTCTGA